Proteins encoded together in one Larus michahellis chromosome 4, bLarMic1.1, whole genome shotgun sequence window:
- the CYB561A3 gene encoding lysosomal membrane ascorbate-dependent ferrireductase CYB561A3 isoform X2 — MLDLPFLPFCAFLGGLGFVCVAFVSAWCQHWRGGFAWDGSAQMFNWHPVLMVTGMVVLYGAAALVYRLPPAWRGPKFPWKVLHGALALAAFVLAVLGLVAVFRFHNDNGTPNMYSLHSWLGLATVLLFSCQWVAGFSAFLLPWAPTWLRALYKPIHVFFGSIILLLSVASCVSGINEKLFFSLMGRRRTSSCLLRLFLPTLWVSSSSSLGCWSWAPCPGRAGSALTPTPRTLASPCSPPSADACRGLSLPSRDCQPRALHPRRSPACSASPAFGLSPCPHRGLHLPVSDTHLPAGGTGTASLTAETCCGEDVSLPLSWPGVGFLPAVG, encoded by the exons ATGCTGGATCTGCCCTTCCTACCCTTCTGCGCCTTCCTGGGCGGCCTGGGCTTCGTCTGCGTGGCCTTCGTGAGCGCCTGGTGCCAGCATTGGCGCGGTGGCTTTGCCTGGGATGGCAGCGCCCAGATGTTTAACTGGCACCCGGTGCTGATGGTGACGGGCATGGTGGTGCTGTATGGCGCAG CGGCCCTGGTGTATCGCCTGCCCCCCGCCTGGAGAGGCCCCAAGTTCCCCTGGAAGGTGCTGCACGGCGCCCTGGCCCTGGCAGCCTTCGTCCTGgccgtgctggggctggtggccgtCTTTCGCTTCCACAACGACAACGGGACGCCCAACATGTATTCGCTGCACagctggctggggctggccacCGTGCTGCTCTTCTCCTGCCAG tGGGTGGCCGGCTTCAGCGCcttcctgctgccctgggctcctaCCTGGCTCCGTGCCCTCTACAAGCCCATCCACGTCTTCTTCGGCTCCATCATCCTCCTGCTGTCCGTAGCTTCGTGCGTGTCAGGCATCAACGAGAAGCTCTTCTTCAGCCT AATGGGACGACGGCGTACAAGCTCCTGCCTCCTGAGGCTGTTTTTGCCAACACTCTGggtctcctcatcctcctctttgGGGTGCTGGTCCTGGGCGCCCTGTCCAGGCCGAGCTGGAAGCGCCCTGACGCCGACTCCCCGGACTCTTGCCAG cccttgCTCACCGCCGAGCGCTGACGCCTGTCgaggcctctccctgccctcccgggACTGCCAGCCCCGAGCTCTTCATCCCCGTcgctcccctgcctgctctgccagccctgcctttGGCCTGTCGCCTTGCCCTCACCGGGGACTCCATCTGCCTGTATCCGACACGCATCTGCCTGCGGGAGGCACGGGCACAGCTTCCTTAACGGCAGAGACGTGCTGCGGCGAGGACGTCTCTTTGCCTCTTTCGTGGCCTGGCGTTGGCTTCTTGCCTGCCGTAGGATGA
- the CYB561A3 gene encoding lysosomal membrane ascorbate-dependent ferrireductase CYB561A3 isoform X4 has product MLDLPFLPFCAFLGGLGFVCVAFVSAWCQHWRGGFAWDGSAQMFNWHPVLMVTGMVVLYGAAALVYRLPPAWRGPKFPWKVLHGALALAAFVLAVLGLVAVFRFHNDNGTPNMYSLHSWLGLATVLLFSCQWVAGFSAFLLPWAPTWLRALYKPIHVFFGSIILLLSVASCVSGINEKLFFSLKNGTTAYKLLPPEAVFANTLGLLILLFGVLVLGALSRPSWKRPDADSPDSCQPLLTAER; this is encoded by the exons ATGCTGGATCTGCCCTTCCTACCCTTCTGCGCCTTCCTGGGCGGCCTGGGCTTCGTCTGCGTGGCCTTCGTGAGCGCCTGGTGCCAGCATTGGCGCGGTGGCTTTGCCTGGGATGGCAGCGCCCAGATGTTTAACTGGCACCCGGTGCTGATGGTGACGGGCATGGTGGTGCTGTATGGCGCAG CGGCCCTGGTGTATCGCCTGCCCCCCGCCTGGAGAGGCCCCAAGTTCCCCTGGAAGGTGCTGCACGGCGCCCTGGCCCTGGCAGCCTTCGTCCTGgccgtgctggggctggtggccgtCTTTCGCTTCCACAACGACAACGGGACGCCCAACATGTATTCGCTGCACagctggctggggctggccacCGTGCTGCTCTTCTCCTGCCAG tGGGTGGCCGGCTTCAGCGCcttcctgctgccctgggctcctaCCTGGCTCCGTGCCCTCTACAAGCCCATCCACGTCTTCTTCGGCTCCATCATCCTCCTGCTGTCCGTAGCTTCGTGCGTGTCAGGCATCAACGAGAAGCTCTTCTTCAGCCT GAAGAATGGGACGACGGCGTACAAGCTCCTGCCTCCTGAGGCTGTTTTTGCCAACACTCTGggtctcctcatcctcctctttgGGGTGCTGGTCCTGGGCGCCCTGTCCAGGCCGAGCTGGAAGCGCCCTGACGCCGACTCCCCGGACTCTTGCCAG cccttgCTCACCGCCGAGCGCTGA
- the CYB561A3 gene encoding lysosomal membrane ascorbate-dependent ferrireductase CYB561A3 isoform X3, which produces MEAAGEAEGAAGPGGRRAGLRHRRPVAEMLDLPFLPFCAFLGGLGFVCVAFVSAWCQHWRGGFAWDGSAQMFNWHPVLMVTGMVVLYGAAALVYRLPPAWRGPKFPWKVLHGALALAAFVLAVLGLVAVFRFHNDNGTPNMYSLHSWLGLATVLLFSCQWVAGFSAFLLPWAPTWLRALYKPIHVFFGSIILLLSVASCVSGINEKLFFSLKNGTTAYKLLPPEAVFANTLGLLILLFGVLVLGALSRPSWKRPDADSPDSCQPLLTAER; this is translated from the exons GCATCGCCGTCCCGTCGCGGAGATGCTGGATCTGCCCTTCCTACCCTTCTGCGCCTTCCTGGGCGGCCTGGGCTTCGTCTGCGTGGCCTTCGTGAGCGCCTGGTGCCAGCATTGGCGCGGTGGCTTTGCCTGGGATGGCAGCGCCCAGATGTTTAACTGGCACCCGGTGCTGATGGTGACGGGCATGGTGGTGCTGTATGGCGCAG CGGCCCTGGTGTATCGCCTGCCCCCCGCCTGGAGAGGCCCCAAGTTCCCCTGGAAGGTGCTGCACGGCGCCCTGGCCCTGGCAGCCTTCGTCCTGgccgtgctggggctggtggccgtCTTTCGCTTCCACAACGACAACGGGACGCCCAACATGTATTCGCTGCACagctggctggggctggccacCGTGCTGCTCTTCTCCTGCCAG tGGGTGGCCGGCTTCAGCGCcttcctgctgccctgggctcctaCCTGGCTCCGTGCCCTCTACAAGCCCATCCACGTCTTCTTCGGCTCCATCATCCTCCTGCTGTCCGTAGCTTCGTGCGTGTCAGGCATCAACGAGAAGCTCTTCTTCAGCCT GAAGAATGGGACGACGGCGTACAAGCTCCTGCCTCCTGAGGCTGTTTTTGCCAACACTCTGggtctcctcatcctcctctttgGGGTGCTGGTCCTGGGCGCCCTGTCCAGGCCGAGCTGGAAGCGCCCTGACGCCGACTCCCCGGACTCTTGCCAG cccttgCTCACCGCCGAGCGCTGA
- the CYB561A3 gene encoding lysosomal membrane ascorbate-dependent ferrireductase CYB561A3 isoform X1: MEAAGEAEGAAGPGGRRAGLRHRRPVAEMLDLPFLPFCAFLGGLGFVCVAFVSAWCQHWRGGFAWDGSAQMFNWHPVLMVTGMVVLYGAAALVYRLPPAWRGPKFPWKVLHGALALAAFVLAVLGLVAVFRFHNDNGTPNMYSLHSWLGLATVLLFSCQWVAGFSAFLLPWAPTWLRALYKPIHVFFGSIILLLSVASCVSGINEKLFFSLMGRRRTSSCLLRLFLPTLWVSSSSSLGCWSWAPCPGRAGSALTPTPRTLASPCSPPSADACRGLSLPSRDCQPRALHPRRSPACSASPAFGLSPCPHRGLHLPVSDTHLPAGGTGTASLTAETCCGEDVSLPLSWPGVGFLPAVG; the protein is encoded by the exons GCATCGCCGTCCCGTCGCGGAGATGCTGGATCTGCCCTTCCTACCCTTCTGCGCCTTCCTGGGCGGCCTGGGCTTCGTCTGCGTGGCCTTCGTGAGCGCCTGGTGCCAGCATTGGCGCGGTGGCTTTGCCTGGGATGGCAGCGCCCAGATGTTTAACTGGCACCCGGTGCTGATGGTGACGGGCATGGTGGTGCTGTATGGCGCAG CGGCCCTGGTGTATCGCCTGCCCCCCGCCTGGAGAGGCCCCAAGTTCCCCTGGAAGGTGCTGCACGGCGCCCTGGCCCTGGCAGCCTTCGTCCTGgccgtgctggggctggtggccgtCTTTCGCTTCCACAACGACAACGGGACGCCCAACATGTATTCGCTGCACagctggctggggctggccacCGTGCTGCTCTTCTCCTGCCAG tGGGTGGCCGGCTTCAGCGCcttcctgctgccctgggctcctaCCTGGCTCCGTGCCCTCTACAAGCCCATCCACGTCTTCTTCGGCTCCATCATCCTCCTGCTGTCCGTAGCTTCGTGCGTGTCAGGCATCAACGAGAAGCTCTTCTTCAGCCT AATGGGACGACGGCGTACAAGCTCCTGCCTCCTGAGGCTGTTTTTGCCAACACTCTGggtctcctcatcctcctctttgGGGTGCTGGTCCTGGGCGCCCTGTCCAGGCCGAGCTGGAAGCGCCCTGACGCCGACTCCCCGGACTCTTGCCAG cccttgCTCACCGCCGAGCGCTGACGCCTGTCgaggcctctccctgccctcccgggACTGCCAGCCCCGAGCTCTTCATCCCCGTcgctcccctgcctgctctgccagccctgcctttGGCCTGTCGCCTTGCCCTCACCGGGGACTCCATCTGCCTGTATCCGACACGCATCTGCCTGCGGGAGGCACGGGCACAGCTTCCTTAACGGCAGAGACGTGCTGCGGCGAGGACGTCTCTTTGCCTCTTTCGTGGCCTGGCGTTGGCTTCTTGCCTGCCGTAGGATGA